A single Glycine soja cultivar W05 chromosome 14, ASM419377v2, whole genome shotgun sequence DNA region contains:
- the LOC114384884 gene encoding NAD kinase 2, chloroplastic-like isoform X1: MVACIDMAFSADMTAALSPSYQCFFKPPPSGLGLGFEFQRKGRRLRRHLNLVISAQLSNSFSLSFGLDSQNLNSFQSNDPSQLSWMGPVPGDIAEVEAFCRIFRNSERLHSALMDALCNPLTGECSVSYEVPSDEKPQLEDKIVSVLGCMISLVNKGREDILSGRSSIINSFRAAEVSTTDDKLPPLALFRSEMKRCSESLHVALENYLIPDDDRSLNVWRKLQRLKNVCYDSGFPRGEGCPCHTLFANWNPVYLSAASKDDSESKDTEPAFWTGGQVTEEGLKWLLDKGYKTIIDLRAETVKDNFCQAALQDAISSGRIELVKIPVEVRTAPTMEQVVQFASFVSDCSKRPIYLHSKEGVLRTSAMVSRWRQYMARSSSQIVSNPPVTPYDMLLCNTNGSAKSWDSSMTAERSSLEKDINSLQESLNSTHNSVGTFDRSTSQKKYNGKPQGTTAMSKVSTDNRELSEATAAKEERSFPRNFSKINPLKAQVPPCDIFSKREMSKFLGSQKISPPSYVNYQSRRSECSPQPRNMNVTRLQGGVTVSTSDNLIPKIVGSESSNGSARVDHPSRETQITVSDNWEVVNGSISSSVWTTVNGFSEQEMHYMTNANASNIVKDDFDNVTTNSQRIEDRMVKDRLALNDDDMGSVEGDMCASSTGVVRVQSRKKAEMFLVRTDGFSCTREKVTESSLAFTHPSTQQQMLMWKSMPKNVLLLKKLGEELMEEAKMVASFLYHQEKMNVLVEPDVHDIFARIPGFGFVQTFYSQDTSDLHEKVDFVACLGGDGVILHASNLFRGAVPPIVSFNLGSLGFLTSHDFEDYKQDLRQVIRGNNTRDGVYITLRMRLRCEIFRKGKAMPGKVFDILNEVVVDRGSNPYLSKIECYEHDRLITKVQGDGVIVATPTGSTAYSTAAGGSMVHPNVPCILFTPICPHSLSFRPVILPDSAQLELKIPDDARSNAWVSFDGKRRQQLSRGDSVRISMSQHPLPTVNKFDQTGDWFSSLIRCLNWNERLDQKAL, encoded by the exons ATGGTAGCATGTATCGACATGGCATTCTCGGCGGACATGACCGCAGCTCTGTCACCCTCGTACCAGTGTTTCTTCAAGCCCCCTCCCTCGGGCTTGGGCTTGGGCTTTGAGTTTCAGAGGAAAGGAAGAAGGCTCCGTAGACACCTCAACTTGGTCATCAGCGCCCAACTTTCCAACTCCTTTTCCTTGAGTTTCGGTCTCGACTCTCAG AACTTGAATTCCTTCCAGTCCAATGATCCATCACAGTTGTCTTGGATGGGTCCAGTTCCAGGTGATATTGCTGAAGTTGAGGCATTTTGTAGGATCTTTAGGAATTCAGAAAGGCTTCATTCTGCATTAATGGATGCATTATGTAACCCATTGACTGGTGAATGTAGTGTCTCATATGAGGTTCCATCCGATGAGAAACCTCAACTAGAAGATAAAATAGTTTCTGTCCTTGGATGCATGATATCCCTTGTGAACAAAGGCAGGGAGGATATTCTTTCTGGAAGATCCTCAATTATAAATTCCTTTCGTGCTGCAGAGGTTAGCACAACAGACGATAAGCTCCCCCCACTTGCTCTTTTTAGGAGTGAGATGAAAAGGTGTTCTGAGAGCTTACATGTTGCTCTTGAGAACTATTTAATACCTGATGATGATCGAAGCTTAAACGTGTGGAGAAAACTTCAAAGACTGAAGAATGTCTGCTATGATTCTGGTTTTCCTCGTGGGGAGGGATGTCCTTGTCACACACTATTTGCAAATTGGAATCCTGTATATTTATCTGCTGCTTCTAAAGATGACTCGGAATCCAAAGACACAGAGCCGGCCTTTTGGACTGGAGGTCAGGTAACAGAAGAAGGCCTAAAGTGGTTACTGGATAAAGGATATAAAACCATTATAGATCTCAGAGCAGAGACTGTAAAAGATAACTTCTGTCAAGCGGCTCTGCAAGATGCTATTTCATCTGGAAGAATTGAATTGGTAAAAATCCCAGTTGAAGTTAGGACTGCACCTACAATGGAACAGGTTGTGCAGTTCGCATCTTTTGTTTCAGATTGCAGCAAAAGGCCTATTTATCTTCACAGCAAGGAAGGAGTTTTGAGAACATCTGCCATGGTCTCCCGATGGAGGCAGTACATGGCTCGATCTTCATCACAGATTGTTTCTAATCCACCAGTTACACCCTATGACATGTTATTATGTAATACAAATGGTTCTGCAAAATCTTGGGACTCTTCAATGACTGCAGAGAGATCCTCCCTGGAAAAGGATATCAATTCATTGCAAGAGAGTTTGAACTCAACTCATAATTCTGTTGGAACATTTGACAGGAGTACCTCTCAAAAGAAGTATAATGGTAAACCACAAGGTACTACAGCCATGAGTAAAGTTTCTACTGATAACAGGGAATTATCAGAAGCCACTGCTGCTAAGGAAGAACGATCTTTTCCACGTAACTTCAGCAAAATTAACCCTTTAAAAGCTCAAGTTCCTCCTTGTGATATCTTTTCCAAAAGAGAGATGTCAAAATTTTTGGGAAGCCAGAAGATCTCACCACCCTCTTATGTCAATTATCAGAGTAGAAGGTCAGAATGCTCTCCGCAACCAAGGAACATGAATGTCACAAGACTACAGGGAGGTGTGACTGTCAGCACTAGTGATAATCTCATACCTAAAATTGTAGGTTCAGAAAGTTCAAATGGATCAGCCCGTGTTGATCATCCATCTAGAGAGACCCAGATTACAGTTAGCGACAATTGGGAGGTAGTGAATGGGAGTATTTCTAGTTCTGTTTGGACAACAGTAAATGGATTTAGTGAACAGGAAATGCATTACATGACTAATGCCAATGCTTCCAACATTGTGAAGGACGATTTTGATAATGTCACAACTAACTCTCAAAGGATTGAAGATCGTATGGTTAAGGATAGGTTAGCCTTAAATGACGACGACATGGGATCCGTTGAAGGAGATATGTGTGCTTCTTCAACAGGAGTTGTAAGAGTGCAATCGAGAAAGAAAGCTGAGATGTTCCTAGTTCGAACAGATGGATTTTCTTGTACCAGAGAAAAAGTGACTGAATCTTCTTTGGCATTCACTCATCCTAGCACCCAGCAGCAGATGCTTATGTGGAAGTCTATGCCAAAGAATGTGTTATTGCTGAAAAAGCTGGGGGAAGAACTAATGGAAGAAGCAAAAATG GTTGCTTCTTTTCTTTATCACCAAGAGAAAATGAATGTTCTTGTGGAACCTGATGTGCATGACATATTTGCTAGAATTCCAGGCTTTGGATTTGTTCAGACCTTCTATAGTCAAGATACCAG TGATCTACACGAGAAAGTAGATTTTGTGGCCTGCTTGGGTGGAGATGGCGTTATACTGCATGCATCAAATCTATTCAGAGGTGCTGTTCCCCCTATTGTGTCATTTAACCTTGGCTCCCTTGGTTTTCTGACTTCTCATGAT TTTGAAGATTACAAGCAAGACTTACGACAAGTCATCCGTGGAAATAATACACGAGATGGTGTGTATATTACTCTTAGAATGCGTCTCCGATGTGAAATTTTTCGTAAAGGTAAAGCAATGCCAGGGAAAGTATTTGACATCCTCAATGAGGTGGTTGTTGATCGGGGTTCTAATCCATACCTTTCAAAGATTGAATGCTATGAACATGATCGACTTATAACCAAA GTACAAGGTGATGGAGTCATTGTGGCCACCCCTACAGGAAGTACTGCCTATTCTACAGCTGCTGGAGGTTCCATG GTCCATCCAAATGTTCCTTGCATACTGTTTACCCCAATCTGTCCACATTCACTCTCATTTAGGCCAGTTATACTTCCAGATTCTGCTCAACTAGAATTAAAG ATTCCGGATGATGCAAGAAGTAATGCTTGGGTTTCATTTGATGGGAAGAGAAGGCAGCAACTCTCGAGAGGTGATTCTGTCCGAATATCTATGAGCCAGCATCCCCTTCCAACTGTTAACAAGTTTGATCAAACAGGTGATTGGTTCAGTAGCTTGATTCGCTGCCTAAATTGGAATGAGAGGCTTGATCAAAAGGCTCTGTAA
- the LOC114384884 gene encoding NAD kinase 2, chloroplastic-like isoform X2, translating to MVACIDMAFSADMTAALSPSYQCFFKPPPSGLGLGFEFQRKGRRLRRHLNLVISAQLSNSFSLSFGLDSQNLNSFQSNDPSQLSWMGPVPGDIAEVEAFCRIFRNSERLHSALMDALCNPLTGECSVSYEVPSDEKPQLEDKIVSVLGCMISLVNKGREDILSGRSSIINSFRAAEVSTTDDKLPPLALFRSEMKRCSESLHVALENYLIPDDDRSLNVWRKLQRLKNVCYDSGFPRGEGCPCHTLFANWNPVYLSAASKDDSESKDTEPAFWTGGQVTEEGLKWLLDKGYKTIIDLRAETVKDNFCQAALQDAISSGRIELVKIPVEVRTAPTMEQVVQFASFVSDCSKRPIYLHSKEGVLRTSAMVSRWRQYMARSSSQIVSNPPVTPYDMLLCNTNGSAKSWDSSMTAERSSLEKDINSLQESLNSTHNSVGTFDRSTSQKKYNGKPQGTTAMSKVSTDNRELSEATAAKEERSFPRNFSKINPLKAQVPPCDIFSKREMSKFLGSQKISPPSYVNYQSRRSECSPQPRNMNVTRLQGGVTVSTSDNLIPKIVGSESSNGSARVDHPSRETQITVSDNWEVVNGSISSSVWTTVNGFSEQEMHYMTNANASNIVKDDFDNVTTNSQRIEDRMVKDRLALNDDDMGSVEGDMCASSTGVVRVQSRKKAEMFLVRTDGFSCTREKVTESSLAFTHPSTQQQMLMWKSMPKNVLLLKKLGEELMEEAKMVASFLYHQEKMNVLVEPDVHDIFARIPGFGFVQTFYSQDTSDLHEKVDFVACLGGDGVILHASNLFRGAVPPIVSFNLGSLGFLTSHDFEDYKQDLRQVIRGNNTRDGVYITLRMRLRCEIFRKGKAMPGKVFDILNEVVVDRGSNPYLSKIECYEHDRLITKVQGDGVIVATPTGSTAYSTAAGGSMVHPNVPCILFTPICPHSLSFRPVILPDSAQLELKLTSISDMC from the exons ATGGTAGCATGTATCGACATGGCATTCTCGGCGGACATGACCGCAGCTCTGTCACCCTCGTACCAGTGTTTCTTCAAGCCCCCTCCCTCGGGCTTGGGCTTGGGCTTTGAGTTTCAGAGGAAAGGAAGAAGGCTCCGTAGACACCTCAACTTGGTCATCAGCGCCCAACTTTCCAACTCCTTTTCCTTGAGTTTCGGTCTCGACTCTCAG AACTTGAATTCCTTCCAGTCCAATGATCCATCACAGTTGTCTTGGATGGGTCCAGTTCCAGGTGATATTGCTGAAGTTGAGGCATTTTGTAGGATCTTTAGGAATTCAGAAAGGCTTCATTCTGCATTAATGGATGCATTATGTAACCCATTGACTGGTGAATGTAGTGTCTCATATGAGGTTCCATCCGATGAGAAACCTCAACTAGAAGATAAAATAGTTTCTGTCCTTGGATGCATGATATCCCTTGTGAACAAAGGCAGGGAGGATATTCTTTCTGGAAGATCCTCAATTATAAATTCCTTTCGTGCTGCAGAGGTTAGCACAACAGACGATAAGCTCCCCCCACTTGCTCTTTTTAGGAGTGAGATGAAAAGGTGTTCTGAGAGCTTACATGTTGCTCTTGAGAACTATTTAATACCTGATGATGATCGAAGCTTAAACGTGTGGAGAAAACTTCAAAGACTGAAGAATGTCTGCTATGATTCTGGTTTTCCTCGTGGGGAGGGATGTCCTTGTCACACACTATTTGCAAATTGGAATCCTGTATATTTATCTGCTGCTTCTAAAGATGACTCGGAATCCAAAGACACAGAGCCGGCCTTTTGGACTGGAGGTCAGGTAACAGAAGAAGGCCTAAAGTGGTTACTGGATAAAGGATATAAAACCATTATAGATCTCAGAGCAGAGACTGTAAAAGATAACTTCTGTCAAGCGGCTCTGCAAGATGCTATTTCATCTGGAAGAATTGAATTGGTAAAAATCCCAGTTGAAGTTAGGACTGCACCTACAATGGAACAGGTTGTGCAGTTCGCATCTTTTGTTTCAGATTGCAGCAAAAGGCCTATTTATCTTCACAGCAAGGAAGGAGTTTTGAGAACATCTGCCATGGTCTCCCGATGGAGGCAGTACATGGCTCGATCTTCATCACAGATTGTTTCTAATCCACCAGTTACACCCTATGACATGTTATTATGTAATACAAATGGTTCTGCAAAATCTTGGGACTCTTCAATGACTGCAGAGAGATCCTCCCTGGAAAAGGATATCAATTCATTGCAAGAGAGTTTGAACTCAACTCATAATTCTGTTGGAACATTTGACAGGAGTACCTCTCAAAAGAAGTATAATGGTAAACCACAAGGTACTACAGCCATGAGTAAAGTTTCTACTGATAACAGGGAATTATCAGAAGCCACTGCTGCTAAGGAAGAACGATCTTTTCCACGTAACTTCAGCAAAATTAACCCTTTAAAAGCTCAAGTTCCTCCTTGTGATATCTTTTCCAAAAGAGAGATGTCAAAATTTTTGGGAAGCCAGAAGATCTCACCACCCTCTTATGTCAATTATCAGAGTAGAAGGTCAGAATGCTCTCCGCAACCAAGGAACATGAATGTCACAAGACTACAGGGAGGTGTGACTGTCAGCACTAGTGATAATCTCATACCTAAAATTGTAGGTTCAGAAAGTTCAAATGGATCAGCCCGTGTTGATCATCCATCTAGAGAGACCCAGATTACAGTTAGCGACAATTGGGAGGTAGTGAATGGGAGTATTTCTAGTTCTGTTTGGACAACAGTAAATGGATTTAGTGAACAGGAAATGCATTACATGACTAATGCCAATGCTTCCAACATTGTGAAGGACGATTTTGATAATGTCACAACTAACTCTCAAAGGATTGAAGATCGTATGGTTAAGGATAGGTTAGCCTTAAATGACGACGACATGGGATCCGTTGAAGGAGATATGTGTGCTTCTTCAACAGGAGTTGTAAGAGTGCAATCGAGAAAGAAAGCTGAGATGTTCCTAGTTCGAACAGATGGATTTTCTTGTACCAGAGAAAAAGTGACTGAATCTTCTTTGGCATTCACTCATCCTAGCACCCAGCAGCAGATGCTTATGTGGAAGTCTATGCCAAAGAATGTGTTATTGCTGAAAAAGCTGGGGGAAGAACTAATGGAAGAAGCAAAAATG GTTGCTTCTTTTCTTTATCACCAAGAGAAAATGAATGTTCTTGTGGAACCTGATGTGCATGACATATTTGCTAGAATTCCAGGCTTTGGATTTGTTCAGACCTTCTATAGTCAAGATACCAG TGATCTACACGAGAAAGTAGATTTTGTGGCCTGCTTGGGTGGAGATGGCGTTATACTGCATGCATCAAATCTATTCAGAGGTGCTGTTCCCCCTATTGTGTCATTTAACCTTGGCTCCCTTGGTTTTCTGACTTCTCATGAT TTTGAAGATTACAAGCAAGACTTACGACAAGTCATCCGTGGAAATAATACACGAGATGGTGTGTATATTACTCTTAGAATGCGTCTCCGATGTGAAATTTTTCGTAAAGGTAAAGCAATGCCAGGGAAAGTATTTGACATCCTCAATGAGGTGGTTGTTGATCGGGGTTCTAATCCATACCTTTCAAAGATTGAATGCTATGAACATGATCGACTTATAACCAAA GTACAAGGTGATGGAGTCATTGTGGCCACCCCTACAGGAAGTACTGCCTATTCTACAGCTGCTGGAGGTTCCATG GTCCATCCAAATGTTCCTTGCATACTGTTTACCCCAATCTGTCCACATTCACTCTCATTTAGGCCAGTTATACTTCCAGATTCTGCTCAACTAGAATTAAAG TTAACTAGCATCTCCGACATGTGTTAG